The Drosophila yakuba strain Tai18E2 chromosome X, Prin_Dyak_Tai18E2_2.1, whole genome shotgun sequence DNA segment gaaaggagctacaatacctgggccaccgggtgacggatcagggcatcggaacggatcacggcatcggaacggatccggagaaggtagcggcaatagctcagCTAAAGCCCCCGGGAAACGTTAAGGAACTGCGACAGTATCTaggagtggcgtcgtggtacagaCGTTTTGTACCGGATTTTGCAACGTTGGTACAACCACTGAACGCACTCCTAaagaaacaagcaaaatgggaatggactgacgcccaccaagaagcattcgaggccgtcaaaactaggttggtcgccgacccgatcctggcatgccccgacTTCACACGGACgttcgtgctacagacggacgccagcgactacgggctgggcgctatcctcacacagcactccgagcaaggcgagcgggtcatatcctactccagcagagctatgaacggagcggagaaaaattattctgcaacagagaaggagtgtttagcaatagtgtgggctgtcaggaaattaagaccgtacctggagggctaccatttcaaagtgataacggatcacatggccctgaagtggctgaacagcatcgagagcccgtccggaaggatcgcgagaTGGGCATTGGAGCTCCAACAATTCGACTTCGAGATTTCATACAGAAAGGGCCAGCTAAACGTCGTAGCGGACGCCCTGTCGAGacagccgctgcaggaaacgagccgcaggataacTGCGAAGGAAGAAGGGCAACCGGACGAGCAGCAGGAGTGCAGGTGGATAGATGAGATGAGGAGGAAAATAAAGCAGGAGCCCCAAAAGTACCCGGACTACCTGGAGGAGGCTGGCCAATTGTataggcacattccgcaccgggcaggaaacgaggatgtggtgtcatggaagctgtgtgtaccaaccagggagaggcagcgcgtcatggccgagaaccacgacatgccgacggcgggacacctgggaagtcggaagactatggcgagggtggcagccaggtaccactggccaggaatgcaccgagacgtCAGGAAATACGTAaggaactgcgagagctgcatgaAGTACAAGCCCAACCAACTGCAAGCAGCCGGGAAAATGCTGACACAGGTGCCGGAAGAACCGTGGGCCACCGTATGTGCGGACTTTGTGGGCCCATTGCCGAGGTCAAAGCACGgcaattcgatgctgctggtcctggtggacaggttctccaagtggaccgagatcgttccGATGCGTAGGGCGACCACCGAGACGCTGCGAAAGGCCGTGCGAGAGCGGATAGTGGCCAGGTACGGAGTGCCAAAGgtcatgatcacggacaacggagtccagttcacgagcagggcattcaagaggtttttggaggagctgggtgtaaaacaccagctcacggctccatacactccacaagaaaacccgaccgaaagggccaacaggaccgtgaagacgatgatcgcgcagttcacgggggccgatcagaggacatgggacgagaactggccagagctgcagttggcgGTGAACACGAGCGTGGCAGAAACCACTGGATACTCGCCGGCATTTATAACGCAGGGAAGAGAACCGAGGCTGCCGAATGCGTTgttcgacgaacagacggccggaaCGGGCAGATGTCCACAGACGCCGGCGGAAAACGCGGGAAAACTGAAGGAGATCTTCGAACTGGTGCGGAGGAACATGGAAAAGGCAGCGCAGGATCAGGCGCGCCACTATAATCTCCGGAGGaggccgtggaaacccaaggtgggcgaaactgtgtgggccaaggagcaccacctATCAAAAGCAGCTGAGGGCTTCGCGGCAAAACTGGCACCGAAGTTCGACGGGCcgttcaaaataaagaaattcacgtcgccggtgatttgtattttggaaCACGCCACAACGAAGAAGACAAAAACGGCTCATATTAGCGATTTGAAGCCGGGAAGCGCGGGCGCCGGCGGGCCAGAGGACAACGAGAGCGACACACCACAATAAAACCCTTTCGCGAAGAaggggggaagacgatacagggtatcgagaAGTCGGAAGTCGCAGTTaatcactcacacacacacacacacacaaaaggcctgttggagcgcgagagcgggacagggagggtacacagccggaaaaccgtTAACGGCTAACGCACACGATTGCGAATTCCGTAGGAGGCAGGTGCACGGAGGAGAAtcccgttaccggtacaggccccgCGGAATAACGGCGGAAAGGAATAAATCGAAAACCGAGGTTTCGTCGCGGCGGAAAAAGCTAGAGGCTTTCTTTTGAAATCAAGTCGGCACGAGATGAGCAGCTACGTAGAGAACAACCGGGAGGTGAGGGTGACCGGCACCggggaacagcccggagcgaTATGGAGGGCGGACTCCAAGTCCTAcctccagcttctggcgtcACCCTTGGTGTCGCGATCCCCATCCCCGGTCCAGGAGGACACGGAGGAGGTGCCCGACACGGAGCTGTCGGAGGACGAGGCGATGGAGGCGATCCACGAAGAACCCGTGGATTACGTGTCCCTCTCCTCAGagagcgaggaggacgacggggGTGAGACCGTCACCCCGGTGGTATCTTTGGAGGAGGACGAAGGAGGCCGGAGCGCGAAGGCGAGGATGGCCTACCGCAGCGTGCGGCGGGCGACACAGGGCCACGGTCGGATTCGGCTGGGAGAGGCGATGCCGTCGAAGGACCCGCGGGAGGTGCGCGAGTTCGCGGAGGCACGGATCGCCACGCTGCGGCGGTTcgagcggatggtggtggagcggaaggcagccgccgccaaggcCGCGTGGGAAAAACGCCTGTCGGAGTGgcaagaggaggaggaggcactGTGGGTGCCCCACGCACCGTCGTTGCCACCAcggcagccgccgttgccaccgacaccaccgccgccgtcgcagccgccaccgccaccaacaacgcagcagcagcaggagcagccgcagccgccgacgccggagccgcagcacccggagatgccgcagccaccgacgccgcagccACAGCCGTAGCtgccgccaccggcgcagtCACAGCCgccgacgcagcagcagccgcagccgccgacaccggagccgcagcacccggggatgccgcagccaccgacgccgcaaccgcagccgccgttgccgccgacgccgccaccggcgcagctgcagccaccaccgccaccacgcacgccaacaccgccgccagcaccaccgacgccgccgccgccgcgcacgccgacgccgccaccccAGGACGAGGAGGGGCCCCGGTGCGAGCGGCAGCAGTCCTGGGAAGTGGACCAGGCGCACGTCGCGTAGACGCTGCGCACAATCGGCTTGggcggccgccggtggcacCAGCAAACGGTGACGTGGACATGGCCCGCACCGCCGGAGGACACGCCGGAGGCCTGCGTGTGGGAGGAGGTAGGCGCGGTCGGGTGGAGGCCAATGGAGAAGCGAGCGCGCGACCCGCAAGTTCGCGCACGGGTAGAGGTCGAAGACGCGGGAGAGAACCCGGAGAAGggtccgtgggtgtggcccgtaccaccaccaccgaagcTCTCGCGGCAGGAGTCGTGCCCCGAGGCAAGACCGCCACCGCAGCGACCATGCCTCCGCAGGCAGCAGTCGCTGGGCGGGAAGCCATGGAAGGAGCTCGAGCGCGCGGAGTGGCCACCCAGAGtggtcgaggaggccgaggcccAGGCGAGAAGAAGCCACAAGGACCGCTGGGCCAAGCTGTTCCCgctggacggccagcggttCCGGCTGAAGGTGCGTCGCGGCGGGGCCATTCAGGTGTACGTACCCCAATAAATGAAGTTGAAAAGCGAAAACGACATTCTGAGAGTTGTGGGTCAGGGGAGGGTAAGGGCACTTTGTTGCTCACAGTAAAAAAATAGGTGCGAGTCATCTTCAGCAGCCaacaggcacgcgggccagcaatcggacgcggggccaggcacgcgggccggcaaaTCGACGCGAGGCTGCCGCAGGCGCGGAGACGGAAGAGGAGGCCTCCAGGGCGCTTGAGGACCAGGGGCAGCCGCCCGGAGCATGTAGGGGCATTTCATCCGAGATCCCTGAAGAAGGGCCTCCAGGGTGCCCGTGTCCAGGGCCGGCAACCCTGGAGCATTAAGGGGCTTCATGGCATGTCCGAGGAGCTACAAAAAAGAGAGGATGTGTAAATATGGCGGTTTTCTTACAATAAATTCCGTaaacttacctccattgagctgcaactccgaaatccacgtgtctggagaaaatcgggatgggggcgctacgataatagcggtcgatcgatagtgagatcgatagggaacaaaaatactggatattaaattgattttcaacacgctgccacactattggcagcaatcggcacgacatcggaacatcggaataggaagtggcaacgccggtcgccaatatcgataactcgatcgcgcaatcagcgatgggacaatatcggtaggaatcggaggtggcaacgccggtcgccaacatcgataagtcgatcatggtgagtatcggtggagttgcaAGAGATGCGAAGCGAGGAAGAGGCGGCAAgtttaaatgcggagctggtgACGAGAAGCGGATGGCAACAGATACAGgaggctggagaagggcgcaaagatcaagatgccgagtcgagacgtcgaacgacagggtctactaggctgaggctgccgggctgagatcaaggaggcgcaggtcgacgtgaggagaatggaacggtgaggatcaagatgccacgtcgagatgctcgaaTACGCTGAGACGtaaggctgcgatcaggaaggcgcaaggaggttcaagatgccaagtcaagacgctgaacgacggggtctaataagctgcgactgccaggctgagaacaaagggcgcagggtcgacgagaGGTGATTGAGGAAGTTGCCCATGCAAGGAGACACCgaagcagaggaccgccggaagcagcattcttttgaaatcttccgaagaaagggggagatgtgaggag contains these protein-coding regions:
- the LOC120322392 gene encoding uncharacterized protein LOC120322392 translates to MELLGHAMKPLNAPGLPALDTGTLEALLQGSRMKCPYMLRAAAPGPQAPWRPPLPSPRLRQPRVDLPARVPGPASDCWPACLLAAEDDSHLFFYCEQQSALTLP